The genomic interval TTCATACTGTGATCTTTGCGCGGACAGAGTTGCCCAGGGAAATGGAAACGTCCCCTCCTGCGTGCTTCATTGTCTGGCCAGCGCCATTGAATACGGCACAGTAGATGAACTGAGTGCTAAGATGAAAGAAAAAGGTAAAAAGGTATATTTAATTAAGCCTTAACAACGGTATATTTCCTGCTAAAAGTCGTCAAGCCGCACCCTGCTAAAAGGGTGTGGCTTCGGCTGTTTGAATATAGGCCTTTTTTTCAGGGAGGAGAGATAAACTTGTGTTATTTTTGCAGTCCTACATGTGAGCATTGCCGGCCGAAATATCTGATTTGTCCAAATTGCAGTACGAAAAATATTCTGGAACTTGATAGTTGTCTAAAATGTCGTTCTCCTTTAACAGGAGAAATGAAGGAGGCCCGATATGAAGAATGGAGAAAAAACAAGGCAAAAAACGATTCTCCTGAAACAAGTAAACTTTTGCATGATTTTTAAAAAATGGACAAAAGTTTAAAAAATGCACAACGTAGTAAAGTAAAAAGCGCAGTTTGTCTCAGTGATCCCCTTGGTACGGATCTTGAAATAGATCTCTTATGGAGTCTATAACAAATTGAATAGGACTGGAGATGTTCCTTGGGGTCATGCCTCTGATCCCGATACTGATTACGGTAACTATTCGCTCAACGATTAAGAAAAAGTATTGGAGGAATAAGAATGGATTCAACATGGCGGCAAACATTAGCCGACGGTACGGTGGTAACCAGAACTTGTGCATGGTCACCACCGGGATGCCATCCCGTTGGCTGTGGTCTCAAATTGTTTGTCAAAGACGGAAAACTCATCAAGGTAGAAGGTGATCCCGAACACCCGATCACGAAGGGTCGGTTATGTGTTCGTTGTTTAGCTTTAAAAGAATATGTCTATCATCCGGATAGGATTATCTATCCGATGAAACGTGCTAGAGAAGATCGCGGTAAGAACAAGTGGGAGCGCATCACCTGGGAAGAGGCTTTTGATACCATCGCTAAAGAAACACGCCGGGTCCAAAAAGAATACGGCAACGAAGCAATCATGGAATTCGACGGTACCGGCAGAGAAGGTACGGTTTATCATACAACCCTTTGTAATGCTGTATTGCAGACTCCGAATGATTGCTATGCACAGAGCGGTTGGTCCTGCTACGGCCCACGTATCGCCATCACCGCGTTTATGCTGGGTTCCGGCGTGCCGGAAATGGACTATGCCGGAGCTCTACCCGGCCGGTATGATAATCCTGAATACGTATTGCCGAAATATGTTTTACTCTGGGGCAAGGAACCGCTCAATTCCAACCCCGATGGACTTTGGGGCCACAGTCTCATTGAAATGATGAAACGCGGAACGAAGGTGATCATGGTCGATCCCAGAATGACATGGCTGGGTACGAGATCAGCGCATGTGCTCCGACTGCGTCCCGGTACCGATGCGGCTATGGCCTTGGCGATCCTGAACGTTATCATCAACGAAGACCTTGTTGACCACGATTTTGTTAATAAATGGTGCTTTGGCTTTGAAGATCTTAAGAAACGTGTCCAAGAGTATACGCCGTCAATGGCTTCGGAAATCACAGGGGTTCCCGCAGAACAGATCATCGAAGTCGCCCGTATTCTCGGTACGAAAAAACCCAACGCTATTAGCTGGGGATTATCCATTGACCAGAATCCCAATGGTGTTCAGGTTGGACAGGCGGTATTGTCTATAGCGGCGATTACCGGCAACCTCGACATTCCTGGCGGCACCTTATTGGGCTTTGCCGTCGGCGGACTTCAGGATGCTCAGGGAGCGAGAGACGTTTCGAAAGTAAATGCGGCTGACCTGCCGGCGCATCTCCACGAAAAACGTATTGGTTGTGAAGAATATCCTGCTGTGGCTGCGACGGCCAATCATGCACATCCCGACCTATCCTTGGAAACGCTGGAAACCGGCAAACCTTATCCCATTAAGATGGGCTGGATCCAAGCTACCAATATTATTACGCCTACTTGTTCGGCTCAGCCTAAGAGATGGCATAAAGTATTGAAGGAACTGGAGTTTGTCGTAGCAGCAGATGTCTTCATGACGCCGACCATTATGGCCTGCGGTGATATCTTCCTGCCTGTATCCACCTTTGCGGAGCATGAAGGCATTGTGCGTACGCACTTTGGCATGAACCCTGCTATTGAGGGTGCCACCATTCCAGCGATTAAAGTCGGTGAAGCAAAATCCGACCTGGAGATCATTTATGGACTCGGTCGTATCCTTAACCCTGAAGCATTTAATATGGATTGGCCGGCGTTTCTCAATTCACAAGTCATGCACGGACCGGGACACACTTATGAACAACTTCGCGAGAAGGTCGTAATTCAGTCCAGATTTGCCTATAGGAAATATGAAAAGGGTATACTGCGTCGTGACGGTCAGCCCGGCTTTGAAACGACTTCAGGTAAGGTTGAACTCTACTGCAGCATGTATGAAGCCTTTGGTGATGACCCACTGCCGTATTATCAAGAACCGCGTTATAGTCCTCTGAGTGAATATGCCAAAGATTATCCGCTGGTTTTGACCACCGGCGCCAGAAGAATTACGTCGTTCCACTCGGAACACCGCCAGATCCCCTCGCTGCGTGAAATCACTCCTGATCCGTGGGCGCAAATCCATCCTGAGACCGCTGCCAAATACGGCATCCAAAATGGCGACTGGGTCAACATTGAAAATATGTTTGGCTCTGCCAAGCTGAAGGCGGAAGTAACACCCATTGTCAGACGCGACTGCGTTTCAGCAGCCCATGGCTGGTGGTTCCCTGAAGAAAATGGGGAAGAGCCAAACCTGTACGGTGTATGGAAATCTAACGTCAACAGCCTGATCCCCCATAAAGAAATCGGTAAGCTTGGATACGGCGCACCCTATAAGAGTATGATCTGCAAAATTTCCAAAGCACAAGATTAATAAATTGTAAGGAGATAAAGCGATGTCAAATCATGGTTTACTGATTGATTATCAATATTGCTCCGGCTGTAAAAGCTGCGAGATAGCCTGTAAAAACGAAAAAGAGCTTCCCATAGGCAAATGGGGGATCAAGGTACTGGAAATGGGCCCCTGGGAATTTGAGCCGGGAACTTATGAATGGAACTATATTCCCACACCGACTTCATATTGTGATCTCTGCGCCGACAGAGTTGCCGAAGGAAATGTCCCCTCCTGTGTTCTTCATTGTCTGGCCAGCGCCATCGAATACGGAACAATAGATGAGCTGAGTGCCAAAATGAAAGAAAAAGGGGAAAAAGTGTATTTAATTAAGCCCTAACCAAATTTCTCATATAGCGTCAAGCCACACTCTGAAAACGGGCGTGGCTTTGACAGTTTTTATAAGTTGAATTGAGAAAAAAAACATGTATAATAAAATTGAATCAGCTTTATCTTAACTGTTTTCGACGGGTTATAAAGAAAAGTGAAATTCGTTTTTCCCAGAAGGGGAGGGTACCATGAGAGGAATAGGTCAGTATCATCGAATGACGAAGGAACGCTGGGAAGGGATCATCCGTTTTCGAAATGATTTGCTGGCAGGGAAGAAGGTAGACTGGCAGACTCCGTATTTGCCGCCCGAAATACTGTCGTCATGGAAGCGTTGTTTGGCGGAAAATTTGGACATGAATAGTTATGACCAAAGACACCCGATTATTGAGATGGATGACTCAGCAATGGACGACGCTTTAATCGGCAGTATTCCGATCTCTTCGTTGATGTCGATTTTTGAGGATATTCCATATTCCGATGACTTTCCCCCTGTCTTTTTCATGCTGGACATAAAGGGAAATGTGCTGTACCGCAATCTAAAACCCTCTGAGGCTGCACGGAGCGAACTTTTTAAAGCAGTCGCTCAAGAGAATATTATTGGAACCACCGCAAACAGTTTGGCCAAATTATATAAAAGGCCTTTTCAGCTTCAAGGGCCGGAGCACTTTTGCAATACGCTTGGGAATAGTGTAGGGACCTGTGTACCCATTTTTGACACCAAGGGTGAAATGGTTGCCGCGCTGACAACAGCCCAGCTGTTAAATGATACCCCATGGGATGATACGTTTCAAAATTTATGTTTTCAAACATTCCAATTGGTGACGTTGATCGCAGCTGCACTGGAAAGCCGTCTTCATTTTGAGGAAAAATGTTCCGAACTGGAAAAAGCCAATTCACGTTTGGAGACAACGATGTCCATCATCGATGAGAGTATTATCACTATCGATCGGCAGGGCAATATTATCGGAATCAACAATGAAGGGTGCCGTATTTTTTCTCGTATAGCTGATGATTTAAAGCCAACAAACATCTGCAAATATTTATTGGACAATTCACGGTTGATGGCGGCCGTTAATGCAGGACAATCTGCGGATTTCGAGGAGGCATTGTGCATTAATGGGGAAATACAGTCCTACTTGATTGCCTGCCGCCCGATTTTAAAAAAGGGTCAGAAGACACCCGAAGGAGCTGTCCTACAACTGAACCCAACCGAACGGATCAACAAACAATCTGCTGTCCGGGCGGGGAGTTCAGCCGTTTTTACTTTTGAGAATATTATGGGACAAAATTCATATTTTGAGCAGGTTAAAGCAGTGGGCAAAAAAGTAGCGGCTTCACCCGAAAATGTTTTATTGGTAGGGGAGAGCGGGACAGGCAAAGAGCTTTTCGCTCAGGCAATTCACAACAGCTATCGGCCTAATGGACCTTTCGTTGCCATCAATTGCGCAGCCATTCCGAGAGAATTGATCGAGAGTGAATTATTTGGTTATGAAGGCGGGAGTTTCACCGGAGCAAACCGTAAAGGCCGGCCGGGAAAAATCGAATTGGCCAATGACGGGACGCTGTTTTTGGATGAGATCGGGGATATGCCGTTGGAAGTTCAGCCCGTTCTTTTGCGTGTTCTGCAGAATAATGAAGTAACACGAATTGGCGGTTCCGTAGCGAAAAAGATTAATTTTCGCGTGATTGCCGCTACGAATAAAAATCCCTTGGAACTGATCGAGAAGAAAATGTTTCGGGAAGATCTGTATTATCGATTATCGGTATTTTATATTTATATACCGGCTTTGCGGGAGAGGAGAGATGATATTCCTCATTTATGCCGTTATTTTATCAAAAACTATTGCCGTAAAATGAGGAAGTCGGTACCTGAATTATCTATCAAGATGGAGAATTACCTGCAGAACTTGTATTGGCCCGGCAATATTCGTCAGTTGGAACACGCGATTATCTATGCGGTCAACATGGCAGATGGCAGTGCTATTTGCCCAGAGCATCTGCCGCCGGATGTAACCGGCAATTTTGGGAAGAATACACTTTTGGAAAAGCCCCATGAATTTAAATTTCTCAAAACAATGGAAAAGAAACAGATTGAGGATACGCTTATAAATAATCATAACAATGTCCGTTTGGCGGCAGAAAAGCTTGGCATCTGCAAATCGACGATGTACCGAAAACTTAAGGAATATAATATTGACTTCTGATGAAATAGTTTACTCTTGGATTTGAACAAAACAATTAAATAGGGAAAAGCGTCTTTGACATAAGTAAATAAACAATACGCACCGGCTATTCACGGTGCGTATTGTTGTTATGTCAGTGTTTATTGCTTTAATGTTTATCAAACCATATATTCACGGCATTGCATCCTGCAATAAAACATTTTTGTATATGATAAAATTTTTTGGTGAAACTAAATACAATCAATTTTGTTGGAAAGGCCTGGAACAGGTGTTCAATTATATTTTAAAGAAATTGCTTTTTTTGTTGCATAGTCAAAACTGCTATCCCGATGAAGAAGAAAATATTCAGAGACCTTCTCAGGCTAATCTCTCTGATAATCTAAAAAACAACCTCGATATTTTAAGGGGTATTTTAGGGACTAGCCCTGATATCACGATTCGTGAATTTGCTTTTGGCTTTCAGGGGCAAACTGACGGAGCGCTTATTTTTCTTAATGGCATGACGGATCTAAACAACATTAATGATAATATTATTAAACCATTAATGTACGATAGCCGGTTAGCGGGTAAAGACTCATTGGTATCTGATAGTATTGAGGTTGTTAGAAAGACTATGCTTTCAGTGGGATATGCAAAAAAGGTAACTTCTATAGATGAAATTGTTGAAGAGTGTTTATCAGGGAATACGGTTCTGCTGATAAATGGTTCTTCGGGGGCTTTGGTTATGAGCGGTGGAGACGGAGAAAACCGAGGTGTGGAAGAGCCGCAAACGGATTCAGTTGTTCGGGGACCACGTGAAGGTTTTAACGAAAGAATATTAACCAATATAACTTTACTAAGACGTAAAATAAAGAATCCTAATTTTACTGTGAAAACAATAAAAATAGGGAAACAAACCAAAACGACTGTATGTATCGTCTATTTGAAGGGAATTGCGAATCCTAAACTTATCGCTGAAGTCCAACGACGGATAAGTAGAATCAAGACTGATGCCATTCTGGAATCAGGGTATATTGAACAATATATTGAAGATGCTCCTTTTTCAATTTTTGCTACAGTTGCCAACAGTGAAAAACCGGATATTATTGCGGCAAAAATACTAGAGGGACGGGCCGCGATCATGGTTGACGGAACACCTTTTGTGCTAACCGTACCCATGGTTTTCATTGAAAGCTTTCAAAGCTCGGAAGATTACTATGCCCGGCCCTATTTTGTCAGCGTGATTAGAGTAATCAGGTTTATTGCTTATACAATCAGCATCCTTGCTCCAGCAACTTATGTAGCGATCTCAACCTTTCATCAGGAATTACTTCCTACTCCTTTATTGATCACAATGGCGGCAGCCGAGGAAGGGGTTCCTTTTCCAGCAATAATGGAAGCTTTTATTATGGGTATAATATTCGAAATCCTCAGGGAGGCCGGAATCCGGTTGCCGCGTCCTGTCGGTCAAGCAATAAGTATTGTTGGCGCTTTGGTAATCGGGGAATCTGCAGTTTCAGCCGGACTTATCGGGTCACCTATGGTTATTGTGGTAGCTTTAACAGCTGTAGCCAGTTTTGCGGTTCCCGGACAGACAGACTCGGGA from Dehalobacter sp. carries:
- a CDS encoding sigma 54-interacting transcriptional regulator, with the protein product MRGIGQYHRMTKERWEGIIRFRNDLLAGKKVDWQTPYLPPEILSSWKRCLAENLDMNSYDQRHPIIEMDDSAMDDALIGSIPISSLMSIFEDIPYSDDFPPVFFMLDIKGNVLYRNLKPSEAARSELFKAVAQENIIGTTANSLAKLYKRPFQLQGPEHFCNTLGNSVGTCVPIFDTKGEMVAALTTAQLLNDTPWDDTFQNLCFQTFQLVTLIAAALESRLHFEEKCSELEKANSRLETTMSIIDESIITIDRQGNIIGINNEGCRIFSRIADDLKPTNICKYLLDNSRLMAAVNAGQSADFEEALCINGEIQSYLIACRPILKKGQKTPEGAVLQLNPTERINKQSAVRAGSSAVFTFENIMGQNSYFEQVKAVGKKVAASPENVLLVGESGTGKELFAQAIHNSYRPNGPFVAINCAAIPRELIESELFGYEGGSFTGANRKGRPGKIELANDGTLFLDEIGDMPLEVQPVLLRVLQNNEVTRIGGSVAKKINFRVIAATNKNPLELIEKKMFREDLYYRLSVFYIYIPALRERRDDIPHLCRYFIKNYCRKMRKSVPELSIKMENYLQNLYWPGNIRQLEHAIIYAVNMADGSAICPEHLPPDVTGNFGKNTLLEKPHEFKFLKTMEKKQIEDTLINNHNNVRLAAEKLGICKSTMYRKLKEYNIDF
- a CDS encoding oxidoreductase, encoding MSNHGLLIDYQYCSGCKSCEIACKNEKELPIGKWGIKVLEMGPWEFEPGTYEWNYIPTPTSYCDLCADRVAEGNVPSCVLHCLASAIEYGTIDELSAKMKEKGEKVYLIKP
- a CDS encoding molybdopterin-dependent oxidoreductase encodes the protein MDSTWRQTLADGTVVTRTCAWSPPGCHPVGCGLKLFVKDGKLIKVEGDPEHPITKGRLCVRCLALKEYVYHPDRIIYPMKRAREDRGKNKWERITWEEAFDTIAKETRRVQKEYGNEAIMEFDGTGREGTVYHTTLCNAVLQTPNDCYAQSGWSCYGPRIAITAFMLGSGVPEMDYAGALPGRYDNPEYVLPKYVLLWGKEPLNSNPDGLWGHSLIEMMKRGTKVIMVDPRMTWLGTRSAHVLRLRPGTDAAMALAILNVIINEDLVDHDFVNKWCFGFEDLKKRVQEYTPSMASEITGVPAEQIIEVARILGTKKPNAISWGLSIDQNPNGVQVGQAVLSIAAITGNLDIPGGTLLGFAVGGLQDAQGARDVSKVNAADLPAHLHEKRIGCEEYPAVAATANHAHPDLSLETLETGKPYPIKMGWIQATNIITPTCSAQPKRWHKVLKELEFVVAADVFMTPTIMACGDIFLPVSTFAEHEGIVRTHFGMNPAIEGATIPAIKVGEAKSDLEIIYGLGRILNPEAFNMDWPAFLNSQVMHGPGHTYEQLREKVVIQSRFAYRKYEKGILRRDGQPGFETTSGKVELYCSMYEAFGDDPLPYYQEPRYSPLSEYAKDYPLVLTTGARRITSFHSEHRQIPSLREITPDPWAQIHPETAAKYGIQNGDWVNIENMFGSAKLKAEVTPIVRRDCVSAAHGWWFPEENGEEPNLYGVWKSNVNSLIPHKEIGKLGYGAPYKSMICKISKAQD
- a CDS encoding spore germination protein, with amino-acid sequence MFNYILKKLLFLLHSQNCYPDEEENIQRPSQANLSDNLKNNLDILRGILGTSPDITIREFAFGFQGQTDGALIFLNGMTDLNNINDNIIKPLMYDSRLAGKDSLVSDSIEVVRKTMLSVGYAKKVTSIDEIVEECLSGNTVLLINGSSGALVMSGGDGENRGVEEPQTDSVVRGPREGFNERILTNITLLRRKIKNPNFTVKTIKIGKQTKTTVCIVYLKGIANPKLIAEVQRRISRIKTDAILESGYIEQYIEDAPFSIFATVANSEKPDIIAAKILEGRAAIMVDGTPFVLTVPMVFIESFQSSEDYYARPYFVSVIRVIRFIAYTISILAPATYVAISTFHQELLPTPLLITMAAAEEGVPFPAIMEAFIMGIIFEILREAGIRLPRPVGQAISIVGALVIGESAVSAGLIGSPMVIVVALTAVASFAVPGQTDSGGILRLIFVILAGTSGGYGIMIGLLGMLVHFASLRSFGIPYLSPLAPLSLTDMKDTFIRAPIWAMVTRPRAIGWHDPERQDFRLRPEPPSKETNKPK